The Sesamum indicum cultivar Zhongzhi No. 13 linkage group LG6, S_indicum_v1.0, whole genome shotgun sequence genome has a segment encoding these proteins:
- the LOC105165214 gene encoding glyoxysomal fatty acid beta-oxidation multifunctional protein MFP-a isoform X1, which translates to MLGRTTVEVRADGVAVVTINNPPLNLLSVDVILSLKESIEGALIRDDVKAIVVTGSRGKFSAGFDVTAFGGSQGKKTKMELGFMSIQIVTDTLEAARKPFVAAIEGPAFGGGLEIALACHARISTSSAQLGLTELQYGILPGLGGTQRLPRLVGLSKALEMILMSKRVEGKEARTLSLVDAIAPADKLLELACQWALDIVECRRPWMISLYRTDKLETLAEARAILNSARLEVQRQNPNVVHPLVCIDVIGQGIVSGPRKALWKEAEALQELRQSSTCRSLVHVFFAQRQIIKIPVISKMNLLPRKIVKVAVVGGGLMSSEIATMLILSNYQVILKETNKKHLIDAISRVKENLQNRVKNGRATQEGLEKSLSLLEGVLDYDKFKDVDLVIEAESESLSLKQEIFSNLEKCCPLHCIFTSNISTFSVKLVGERTKSQHRIAGIHFFCLSPVMPLMEIVHTECTSPQVIVDLIDFGRKMRKTPIMVSDRKGYTVNSMLLTYLHVAILLAERGVDVYRIDQVLKSFGMQVGPFRMLDVVGLQVFVVISKKFVESLPDRSYKSQLIPSLQQDNRKGERSGKGFYNYDNCGKASPDPKLSRYMKTARDASNVTFIDSELTKLSDSEIVEMILFPALNEACRMISDGVVIRSSDLDVASVLGMGFPAYRGGIIYWSDSFGSTYICSRLEKWSKEYGVFFRPCDYIMERSAKSISLQTSETRQAKSQL; encoded by the exons ATGCTTGGAAGAACGACAGTGGAGGTCAGAGCAGACGGGGTGGCCGTCGTCACTATCAATAATCCACCTCTCAATCTGCTGTCTGTTGACG TGATACTTAGCTTAAAGGAGAGTATTGAAGGAGCTCTAATAAGAGATGATGTGAAAGCGATTGTAGTTACTG GTTCAAGAGGAAAGTTCTCTGCAGGATTCGACGTGACAGCTTTTGGTGGTTCTCAAGGGAAAAAGA CAAAAATGGAGCTCGGATTTATGTCAATCCAAATTGTCACTGATACTTTGGAAG CTGCAAGAAAGCCCTTTGTAGCTGCTATTGAAGGACCTGCTTTTGGTGGTGGACTGGAAATTGCTCTT GCATGTCACGCTCGCATATCGACTTCCTCTGCACAGCTGGGTCTTACTGAGCTTCAGTACGGGATTCTTCCGGGACTTGGAG GAACTCAGAGGCTTCCACGGCTTGTTGGCCTCTCAAAAGCTCTTGAAATGATTTTG ATGTCAAAGCGAGTAGAAGGGAAGGAGGCTCGAACTTTATCTCTCGTGGATGCCATTGCTCCAGCAGATAAGCTTCTTGAACTAGCTTGTCAATGGGCTTTGGACATAGTAGAGTGTAGAAGACCATGGATGATCAGTCTTTATAGAACTGACAAGTTAGAAACCCTGGCAGAAGCTAGGGCAATACTTAACTCCGCCAGACTTGAAGTCCAGAGACAAAATCCAAATGTAGTGCACCCATTAGTATGCATTGATGTCATTGGACAGGGCATTGTTTCAGGTCCTCGTAAAGCACTGTGGAAG GAAGCAGAAGCTCTTCAAGAACTTCGGCAATCTAGTACATGCAGAAGTCTAGTTCACGTGTTTTTCGCGCAACGCCAAATTATTAAG ATTCCTGTCATTTCTAAGATGAATTTGCTGCCAAGAAAAATAGTGAAGGTTGCTGTTGTCGGTGGGGGATTGATGAGCTCTGAAATAGCAACCATGTTGATTCTTAGTAATTACCAAGTCATTCTGAAAGAGACGAACAAGAAGCATCTCATAGATGCAATCAGTAGAGTCAAAG aaaatttgcaaaatcGTGTCAAGAATGGAAGGGCAACTCAAGAGGGCCTTGAAAAATCTCTCAGCCTATTGGAGGGGGTTCTTGATTATGACAAGTTTAAGGATGTTGATTTAGTTATAGAG GCGGAATCTGAAAGTTTGTCGCTGAAGCAAGAGATTTTTTCTAATCTTGAGAAGTGCTGTCCTCTACATTGCATTTTTACCAGTAATATCTCAACATTCAGTGTGAAATTGGTCGGAGAAAGGACCAAAAGCCAACATCGGATTGCTGGGATCCACTTTTTCTG CCTTTCTCCTGTCATGCCTCTTATGGAAATAGTTCATACTGAATGCACATCGCCTCAAGTAATTGTTGATTTAATAGACTTTGGGAGAAAAATGAGGAAAACCCCAATTATGGTCAGTGACCGGAAAGGCTATACCGTCAATAGCATGCTCCTCACATATTTGCATGTAGCAATACTACTCGCTGAACGAGGTGTTGATGTTTACCGCATTGATCAGGTTCTCAAAAGCTTTGGGATGCAAGTGGGTCCATTTAG GATGCTTGATGTGGTTGGACTTCAAGTTTTTGTGGTGATTAGTAAGAAATTTGTTGAGAGTCTCCCAGATAGGTCCTACAAATCTCAACTGATTCCTAGTTTACAGCAAGATAACCGTAAAG GCGAACGTAGTGGTAAGGGTTTCTACAACTATGACAACTGTGGCAAGGCCAGCCCAGACCCCAAGCTCTCAAGGTACATGAAAACAGCTAGGGATGCGTCAAATGTGACTTTTATCGACTCCGAG CTGACAAAGTTGTCTGATAGTGAGATTGTTGAGATGATACTTTTTCCTGCTTTAAACGAAGCATGTCGTATGATTTCAGATGGTGTTGTAATTAGATCATCTGATCTGGATGTTGCCTCTGTCCTGGGAATGGGGTTCCCAGCATACAG GGGAGGAATCATTTACTGGTCTGATTCCTTTGGCTCCACTTATATATGCTCAAGATTGGAGAAATGGTCAAAGGAATATGGAGTCTTTTTCAGGCCTTGCGACTACATAATGGAGCGATCTGCAAAGAGCATATCTCTA CAGACCAGTGAAACCAGGCAGGCTAAGTCCCAGCTGTAA
- the LOC105165214 gene encoding glyoxysomal fatty acid beta-oxidation multifunctional protein MFP-a isoform X2: MLGRTTVEVRADGVAVVTINNPPLNLLSVDVILSLKESIEGALIRDDVKAIVVTGSRGKFSAGFDVTAFGGSQGKKTKMELGFMSIQIVTDTLEAARKPFVAAIEGPAFGGGLEIALACHARISTSSAQLGLTELQYGILPGLGGTQRLPRLVGLSKALEMILMSKRVEGKEARTLSLVDAIAPADKLLELACQWALDIVECRRPWMISLYRTDKLETLAEARAILNSARLEVQRQNPNVVHPLVCIDVIGQGIVSGPRKALWKEAEALQELRQSSTCRSLVHVFFAQRQIIKIPVISKMNLLPRKIVKVAVVGGGLMSSEIATMLILSNYQVILKETNKKHLIDAISRVKENLQNRVKNGRATQEGLEKSLSLLEGVLDYDKFKDVDLVIEAESESLSLKQEIFSNLEKCCPLHCIFTSNISTFSVKLVGERTKSQHRIAGIHFFCLSPVMPLMEIVHTECTSPQVIVDLIDFGRKMRKTPIMVSDRKGYTVNSMLLTYLHVAILLAERGVDVYRIDQVLKSFGMQVGPFRMLDVVGLQVFVVISKKFVESLPDRSYKSQLIPSLQQDNRKGERSGKGFYNYDNCGKASPDPKLSRYMKTARDASNVTFIDSELTKLSDSEIVEMILFPALNEACRMISDGVVIRSSDLDVASVLGMGFPAYRGGIIYWSDSFGSTYICSRLEKWSKEYGVFFRPCDYIMERSAKSISLTSETRQAKSQL, encoded by the exons ATGCTTGGAAGAACGACAGTGGAGGTCAGAGCAGACGGGGTGGCCGTCGTCACTATCAATAATCCACCTCTCAATCTGCTGTCTGTTGACG TGATACTTAGCTTAAAGGAGAGTATTGAAGGAGCTCTAATAAGAGATGATGTGAAAGCGATTGTAGTTACTG GTTCAAGAGGAAAGTTCTCTGCAGGATTCGACGTGACAGCTTTTGGTGGTTCTCAAGGGAAAAAGA CAAAAATGGAGCTCGGATTTATGTCAATCCAAATTGTCACTGATACTTTGGAAG CTGCAAGAAAGCCCTTTGTAGCTGCTATTGAAGGACCTGCTTTTGGTGGTGGACTGGAAATTGCTCTT GCATGTCACGCTCGCATATCGACTTCCTCTGCACAGCTGGGTCTTACTGAGCTTCAGTACGGGATTCTTCCGGGACTTGGAG GAACTCAGAGGCTTCCACGGCTTGTTGGCCTCTCAAAAGCTCTTGAAATGATTTTG ATGTCAAAGCGAGTAGAAGGGAAGGAGGCTCGAACTTTATCTCTCGTGGATGCCATTGCTCCAGCAGATAAGCTTCTTGAACTAGCTTGTCAATGGGCTTTGGACATAGTAGAGTGTAGAAGACCATGGATGATCAGTCTTTATAGAACTGACAAGTTAGAAACCCTGGCAGAAGCTAGGGCAATACTTAACTCCGCCAGACTTGAAGTCCAGAGACAAAATCCAAATGTAGTGCACCCATTAGTATGCATTGATGTCATTGGACAGGGCATTGTTTCAGGTCCTCGTAAAGCACTGTGGAAG GAAGCAGAAGCTCTTCAAGAACTTCGGCAATCTAGTACATGCAGAAGTCTAGTTCACGTGTTTTTCGCGCAACGCCAAATTATTAAG ATTCCTGTCATTTCTAAGATGAATTTGCTGCCAAGAAAAATAGTGAAGGTTGCTGTTGTCGGTGGGGGATTGATGAGCTCTGAAATAGCAACCATGTTGATTCTTAGTAATTACCAAGTCATTCTGAAAGAGACGAACAAGAAGCATCTCATAGATGCAATCAGTAGAGTCAAAG aaaatttgcaaaatcGTGTCAAGAATGGAAGGGCAACTCAAGAGGGCCTTGAAAAATCTCTCAGCCTATTGGAGGGGGTTCTTGATTATGACAAGTTTAAGGATGTTGATTTAGTTATAGAG GCGGAATCTGAAAGTTTGTCGCTGAAGCAAGAGATTTTTTCTAATCTTGAGAAGTGCTGTCCTCTACATTGCATTTTTACCAGTAATATCTCAACATTCAGTGTGAAATTGGTCGGAGAAAGGACCAAAAGCCAACATCGGATTGCTGGGATCCACTTTTTCTG CCTTTCTCCTGTCATGCCTCTTATGGAAATAGTTCATACTGAATGCACATCGCCTCAAGTAATTGTTGATTTAATAGACTTTGGGAGAAAAATGAGGAAAACCCCAATTATGGTCAGTGACCGGAAAGGCTATACCGTCAATAGCATGCTCCTCACATATTTGCATGTAGCAATACTACTCGCTGAACGAGGTGTTGATGTTTACCGCATTGATCAGGTTCTCAAAAGCTTTGGGATGCAAGTGGGTCCATTTAG GATGCTTGATGTGGTTGGACTTCAAGTTTTTGTGGTGATTAGTAAGAAATTTGTTGAGAGTCTCCCAGATAGGTCCTACAAATCTCAACTGATTCCTAGTTTACAGCAAGATAACCGTAAAG GCGAACGTAGTGGTAAGGGTTTCTACAACTATGACAACTGTGGCAAGGCCAGCCCAGACCCCAAGCTCTCAAGGTACATGAAAACAGCTAGGGATGCGTCAAATGTGACTTTTATCGACTCCGAG CTGACAAAGTTGTCTGATAGTGAGATTGTTGAGATGATACTTTTTCCTGCTTTAAACGAAGCATGTCGTATGATTTCAGATGGTGTTGTAATTAGATCATCTGATCTGGATGTTGCCTCTGTCCTGGGAATGGGGTTCCCAGCATACAG GGGAGGAATCATTTACTGGTCTGATTCCTTTGGCTCCACTTATATATGCTCAAGATTGGAGAAATGGTCAAAGGAATATGGAGTCTTTTTCAGGCCTTGCGACTACATAATGGAGCGATCTGCAAAGAGCATATCTCTA ACCAGTGAAACCAGGCAGGCTAAGTCCCAGCTGTAA
- the LOC105165214 gene encoding glyoxysomal fatty acid beta-oxidation multifunctional protein MFP-a isoform X3 — MLGRTTVEVRADGVAVVTINNPPLNLLSVDVILSLKESIEGALIRDDVKAIVVTGSRGKFSAGFDVTAFGGSQGKKTKMELGFMSIQIVTDTLEAARKPFVAAIEGPAFGGGLEIALACHARISTSSAQLGLTELQYGILPGLGGTQRLPRLVGLSKALEMILMSKRVEGKEARTLSLVDAIAPADKLLELACQWALDIVECRRPWMISLYRTDKLETLAEARAILNSARLEVQRQNPNVVHPLVCIDVIGQGIVSGPRKALWKEAEALQELRQSSTCRSLVHVFFAQRQIIKIPVISKMNLLPRKIVKVAVVGGGLMSSEIATMLILSNYQVILKETNKKHLIDAISRVKENLQNRVKNGRATQEGLEKSLSLLEGVLDYDKFKDVDLVIEAESESLSLKQEIFSNLEKCCPLHCIFTSNISTFSVKLVGERTKSQHRIAGIHFFCLSPVMPLMEIVHTECTSPQVIVDLIDFGRKMRKTPIMVLKSFGMQVGPFRMLDVVGLQVFVVISKKFVESLPDRSYKSQLIPSLQQDNRKGERSGKGFYNYDNCGKASPDPKLSRYMKTARDASNVTFIDSELTKLSDSEIVEMILFPALNEACRMISDGVVIRSSDLDVASVLGMGFPAYRGGIIYWSDSFGSTYICSRLEKWSKEYGVFFRPCDYIMERSAKSISLQTSETRQAKSQL, encoded by the exons ATGCTTGGAAGAACGACAGTGGAGGTCAGAGCAGACGGGGTGGCCGTCGTCACTATCAATAATCCACCTCTCAATCTGCTGTCTGTTGACG TGATACTTAGCTTAAAGGAGAGTATTGAAGGAGCTCTAATAAGAGATGATGTGAAAGCGATTGTAGTTACTG GTTCAAGAGGAAAGTTCTCTGCAGGATTCGACGTGACAGCTTTTGGTGGTTCTCAAGGGAAAAAGA CAAAAATGGAGCTCGGATTTATGTCAATCCAAATTGTCACTGATACTTTGGAAG CTGCAAGAAAGCCCTTTGTAGCTGCTATTGAAGGACCTGCTTTTGGTGGTGGACTGGAAATTGCTCTT GCATGTCACGCTCGCATATCGACTTCCTCTGCACAGCTGGGTCTTACTGAGCTTCAGTACGGGATTCTTCCGGGACTTGGAG GAACTCAGAGGCTTCCACGGCTTGTTGGCCTCTCAAAAGCTCTTGAAATGATTTTG ATGTCAAAGCGAGTAGAAGGGAAGGAGGCTCGAACTTTATCTCTCGTGGATGCCATTGCTCCAGCAGATAAGCTTCTTGAACTAGCTTGTCAATGGGCTTTGGACATAGTAGAGTGTAGAAGACCATGGATGATCAGTCTTTATAGAACTGACAAGTTAGAAACCCTGGCAGAAGCTAGGGCAATACTTAACTCCGCCAGACTTGAAGTCCAGAGACAAAATCCAAATGTAGTGCACCCATTAGTATGCATTGATGTCATTGGACAGGGCATTGTTTCAGGTCCTCGTAAAGCACTGTGGAAG GAAGCAGAAGCTCTTCAAGAACTTCGGCAATCTAGTACATGCAGAAGTCTAGTTCACGTGTTTTTCGCGCAACGCCAAATTATTAAG ATTCCTGTCATTTCTAAGATGAATTTGCTGCCAAGAAAAATAGTGAAGGTTGCTGTTGTCGGTGGGGGATTGATGAGCTCTGAAATAGCAACCATGTTGATTCTTAGTAATTACCAAGTCATTCTGAAAGAGACGAACAAGAAGCATCTCATAGATGCAATCAGTAGAGTCAAAG aaaatttgcaaaatcGTGTCAAGAATGGAAGGGCAACTCAAGAGGGCCTTGAAAAATCTCTCAGCCTATTGGAGGGGGTTCTTGATTATGACAAGTTTAAGGATGTTGATTTAGTTATAGAG GCGGAATCTGAAAGTTTGTCGCTGAAGCAAGAGATTTTTTCTAATCTTGAGAAGTGCTGTCCTCTACATTGCATTTTTACCAGTAATATCTCAACATTCAGTGTGAAATTGGTCGGAGAAAGGACCAAAAGCCAACATCGGATTGCTGGGATCCACTTTTTCTG CCTTTCTCCTGTCATGCCTCTTATGGAAATAGTTCATACTGAATGCACATCGCCTCAAGTAATTGTTGATTTAATAGACTTTGGGAGAAAAATGAGGAAAACCCCAATTATG GTTCTCAAAAGCTTTGGGATGCAAGTGGGTCCATTTAG GATGCTTGATGTGGTTGGACTTCAAGTTTTTGTGGTGATTAGTAAGAAATTTGTTGAGAGTCTCCCAGATAGGTCCTACAAATCTCAACTGATTCCTAGTTTACAGCAAGATAACCGTAAAG GCGAACGTAGTGGTAAGGGTTTCTACAACTATGACAACTGTGGCAAGGCCAGCCCAGACCCCAAGCTCTCAAGGTACATGAAAACAGCTAGGGATGCGTCAAATGTGACTTTTATCGACTCCGAG CTGACAAAGTTGTCTGATAGTGAGATTGTTGAGATGATACTTTTTCCTGCTTTAAACGAAGCATGTCGTATGATTTCAGATGGTGTTGTAATTAGATCATCTGATCTGGATGTTGCCTCTGTCCTGGGAATGGGGTTCCCAGCATACAG GGGAGGAATCATTTACTGGTCTGATTCCTTTGGCTCCACTTATATATGCTCAAGATTGGAGAAATGGTCAAAGGAATATGGAGTCTTTTTCAGGCCTTGCGACTACATAATGGAGCGATCTGCAAAGAGCATATCTCTA CAGACCAGTGAAACCAGGCAGGCTAAGTCCCAGCTGTAA
- the LOC105165215 gene encoding exocyst complex component SEC15B, producing MTSTKTRRRIVPAAAENGDTADKQDQLLLSSAICNGEDLGSFVRKAFASGKPETLLHHLKHFTKSKESEIEDVCRAHYQDFIVAVDDLRSLLSDVDSLKSSLSNSNNKLQNVAVPLLTSLDAYVEAKNKCSNIALAISSLSTCVQLMELCSRANFHLTKNNFYMALKCLDSIETNFQDKTPSATLKRMLEKQIPAIRAHIERKVSKEFGDWLVEIRIVSRNLGQLAIGQASAARQREEELRIKQRQAEEQSRLSLRDCVYALEEEEDDEIDGVVDGSNGVNGISGFDLTPLYRAYHIHQTLGLEDRFKQYYFENRKLQLTSDFQVSSMTPFLESHQTFFAQIAGFFIVEDRVLRTGGGLISKMEVENLWDTAVSKMCSVLEDQFSRMQTANHLLLIKDYVSLLGVTLRRFGYPIDALLDVLSKHRDKYHELLLSDCRKQFAEALAADKFEQMYMKKEYEYSMNVLSFQIQTSNIMPAFPYVAPFSSTVPDCCRIVRSFIEDSVSFMSYGGQLEFFDVVKKYLDRLLTEVLDGALLKVINSSIGGVTQAMQMAANMAVFERACDFFFRHAAQLSGIPLRIAERGRRQFPLIKARDAAEETLSGLLKQKVDGFLSLIENVNWMADDPPQGGNEYANEVIIFLETLVSTAQQVLPVQVLKRVLQDVLAHISEMIVGALLGESVKRFNINAIMGLDVDVRLLESFAENQAPLLSEAEANQLKSGLAESRQMVNLLLSNHPENFLNPVIRERSYNALDYRKVVSISEKLRDQSDRLFGSFGTRGAKQNPKKKSLDALIKRLKDVN from the coding sequence ATGACCTCAACGAAGACTCGTCGGAGAATTGTTCCCGCTGCGGCGGAGAACGGAGATACGGCCGACAAACAGGACCAGCTCCTCCTATCGTCAGCCATCTGCAACGGAGAAGATCTCGGCTCCTTCGTTCGAAAAGCTTTCGCCTCGGGGAAACCCGAAACCCTGCTCCACCATCTCAAACACTTCACAAAATCCAAAGAATCGGAGATCGAAGACGTCTGCCGTGCTCACTATCAGGACTTCATTGTGGCCGTTGATGATCTCCGATCCCTCTTATCCGATGTCGATTCACTGAAATCCTCACTTTCCAACTCCAACAACAAGCTTCAGAACGTCGCTGTTCCCCTTCTGACTTCTCTTGACGCCTATGTCGAAGCCAAAAACAAGTGCTCCAATATCGCGCTTGCGATAAGTTCCCTCAGCACGTGCGTTCAGCTCATGGAGCTTTGCTCGCGGGCAAATTTTCATCTCACAAAAAATAACTTCTACATGGCGTTGAAGTGCTTGGACTCGATTGAGACCAATTTTCAGGACAAAACGCCGTCGGCCACTCTGAAAAGAATGTTGGAGAAGCAGATCCCTGCGATTAGGGCTCACATAGAGAGGAAAGTCAGTAAAGAGTTTGGGGATTGGCTTGTAGAGATCCGAATAGTGAGCCGAAATTTAGGTCAGCTAGCCATTGGACAAGCATCAGCGGCTCGTCAGAGAGAAGAAGAGCTTCGGATTAAGCAGCGCCAAGCTGAGGAGCAAAGCCGGCTTAGCTTGAGGGATTGTGTTTACGcattagaagaagaagaggatgatgaGATTGACGGAGTTGTTGATGGGAGCAACGGCGTGAATGGAATTTCAGGGTTTGATTTGACGCCGTTGTACAGGGCTTATCATATACATCAGACTCTAGGACTCGAGGATAGGTTTAAGCAGTATTATTTTGAGAACAGGAAGTTGCAGTTGACATCTGATTTCCAAGTATCCTCAATGACTCCTTTTCTCGAGTCGCACCAGACTTTTTTTGCACAAATTGCAGGGTTTTTTATTGTGGAGGATCGGGTTTTGAGGACAGGAGGAGGGTTGATATCGAAGATGGAAGTTGAGAATCTGTGGGATACTGCAGTAAGCAAGATGTGTTCAGTGTTGGAGGATCAGTTTTCTAGGATGCAAACTGCAAATCATCTGTTGTTGATTAAGGATTATGTGAGTTTGCTTGGTGTCACATTGCGTAGATTTGGTTATCCAATTGATGCTTTGCTCGATGTATTAAGCAAGCATAGGGATAAGTATCACGAGTTGTTGTTGTCTGATTGTCGTAAGCAATTTGCTGAGGCTCTCGCAGCAGATAAGTTTGAGCAGATGTACATGAAGAAAGAGTATGAGTATTCAATGAATGTTCTTTCATTTCAGATACAGACTTCGAACATCATGCCAGCGTTTCCATATGTTGCACCATTCTCATCTACTGTTCCTGATTGCTGTAGAATTGTACGGTCGTTTATTGAGGATTCAGTGAGTTTCATGTCATATGGTGGGCAGCTTGAGTTTTTTGATGTGGTTAAGAAGTACCTGGACAGGCTCTTGACTGAGGTCTTGGATGGGGCTTTGTTAAAAGTGATTAATAGCTCAATCGGTGGGGTTACCCAGGCTATGCAGATGGCTGCAAATATGGCAGTTTTTGAGCGTGCTTGTGATTTTTTCTTCCGTCATGCTGCACAGCTCTCAGGGATTCCTTTGAGGATAGCAGAGAGAGGCAGGAGGCAGTTTCCTCTGATCAAAGCCCGCGATGCGGCTGAAGAGACACTCTCCGGGTTGCTGAAGCAAAAGGTTGATGGATTTCTGTCTTTGATTGAAAATGTGAATTGGATGGCTGATGATCCTCCACAAGGTGGTAATGAATATGCAAATGAGGTGATTATTTTCCTGGAAACATTGGTTTCAACTGCACAGCAGGTTTTGCCTGTTCAGGTGCTGAAGCGGGTTTTGCAAGACGTTCTTGCTCATATATCAGAAATGATTGTTGGGGCTTTACTTGGGGAATCAGTTAAAAGGTTCAATATTAATGCTATTATGGGGCTTGATGTCGATGTTCGGCTGTTGGAATCATTTGCAGAGAACCAAGCTCCTCTTTTGTCGGAGGCAGAAGCAAATCAATTGAAATCAGGACTTGCCGAGTCGAGGCAAATGGTCAATTTGCTTCTAAGCAATCATCCCGAGAACTTCTTGAATCCAGTTATCAGAGAGAGAAGTTACAATGCACTGGACTATCGGAAAGTGGTTTCCATCTCTGAGAAATTAAGGGATCAATCAGATCGGTTATTTGGTTCTTTTGGAACGAGAGGGGCTAAGCAAAATCCTAAGAAGAAATCTCTGGACGCATTGATTAAAAGACTGAAGGACGTCAACTGA
- the LOC105165216 gene encoding uncharacterized protein At5g01610 encodes MSSTMFLLLTVTLALLSAAPSAVADKPTVYEVLQSYDFPVGLLPKGVTSYELDPSTGKFSVYFNKSCSFTIDGYDLKYKSTITGTISTDKIKNLKGIQVKVLFFWVNIIEVSKDDNEIDFSVGIASASFTVDNFYDSPQCGCGFDCVNAVAAERSGRLSLKRVFPLLEV; translated from the coding sequence ATGTCTTCAACCATGTTCCTCCTGCTAACCGTCACCCTCGCCTTACTCTCCGCCGCGCCCTCCGCCGTCGCTGATAAACCCACCGTTTACGAAGTTCTCCAATCTTACGACTTTCCTGTTGGGCTCCTGCCGAAGGGCGTCACCAGCTACGAGCTGGACCCCAGCACCGGCAAGTTCTCTGTGTATTTTAACAAAAGCTGCAGCTTCACCATAGACGGCTACGACCTCAAGTACAAGAGCACAATTACCGGCACGATTTCGACGGACAAGATTAAGAATCTGAAGGGTATCCAAGTGAAGGTTCTGTTTTTCTGGGTGAATATCATTGAGGTGTCTAAGGATGATAATGAAATTGACTTCTCTGTCGGTATTGCCTCCGCCAGTTTTACGGTGGACAATTTTTACGATAGCCCGCAGTGTGGTTGTGGATTTGACTGTGTGAATGCTGTCGCCGCAGAGAGGAGTGGGAGACTTAGCCTCAAAAGGGTTTTCCCTCTTCTTGAAGTATAA